One genomic window of Streptomyces sp. NBC_01276 includes the following:
- a CDS encoding helix-turn-helix domain-containing protein: MSGGGSAPGGFGELLRGLRVRAGHTQERLAHAAGVSVRTLVDLERGRTRGPQRRTVQALARALALDTADRGGLERAAAFGRPRSRPATLPPGTLPLPRDLSDFTARTQALARLRALAERPGGDSAPVAVVAGQPGLGKTAFAVHAAHSLAPHYPDGQFAVDLRGMDERPADPREVLARLLRALGVSERAVPHDTQDRTGLLRSVTAVRRLLLLLDNAADEDQLRPLLPGRGNSLTVVTSRHALAGLECAHRVDLALLHREESVELISRIIGAQRVAREAEAARDLADLCGHLPLAVRIAGQRLAIRPQERLGKLVAQLAREESRLDALRAGSLEMRAAFALSYRRLTPTARTLLRRAALAAGPDFSPETAAVLAGVTLRRARLCVEDLADRGLLQPHPETERYRFHDLLKLFATEQLAADDDPTALAGARDRTARWMLTRAAAAALHFDADHGRTPDGDPDPVTAPTGLEGARAWLEAERAQWLWALHHARAAGWHREVVDTAEAMHWFSDRTQHWEQWVEVFRLSVAAARALGSRADETVHLNYLAWAYNMCTYDHHAALETADEALTAAREGGDRLQMGWALGYGAGALKRLGRTGEAIAWLRDSAACHRDNTTPQGRLAELTTLNTLGVYLRETGHAGHALAIHRSSEAICRAGIAGQSPDLIAVYHAATLYHLGGDLAVLARWSEAEAHLRRALSCFEAADMPAWSEPARLDLGIALHHLGRDEEARTALATAHRTLTELNHPRHAEAAALVEGLPDATGRPGLPAGSPAEEAF; this comes from the coding sequence ATGAGCGGCGGCGGATCCGCGCCCGGCGGGTTCGGGGAGCTGCTGCGCGGCCTGCGCGTCCGCGCCGGCCACACCCAGGAGCGACTCGCCCACGCCGCGGGAGTGAGCGTCCGCACCCTCGTCGATCTGGAACGCGGCCGTACCCGCGGACCGCAGCGCCGTACCGTGCAGGCCCTGGCCCGCGCACTCGCCCTGGACACCGCGGACCGCGGCGGCCTGGAACGGGCCGCCGCCTTCGGCCGTCCCCGCTCACGCCCGGCCACCCTGCCCCCGGGCACCCTGCCGCTGCCGCGCGACCTCAGTGACTTCACCGCCCGTACCCAGGCCCTGGCCCGCCTGCGCGCCCTGGCCGAACGCCCCGGAGGGGACTCGGCCCCCGTCGCGGTCGTCGCCGGGCAGCCGGGCCTCGGCAAGACCGCCTTCGCCGTCCACGCCGCGCACTCCCTCGCCCCGCACTACCCCGACGGCCAGTTCGCCGTCGACCTGCGCGGCATGGACGAGCGGCCCGCCGACCCGCGTGAGGTCCTGGCCCGTCTGCTGCGCGCCCTCGGCGTGTCCGAGCGTGCCGTCCCCCACGACACCCAGGACCGTACGGGTCTGCTCCGCTCGGTCACCGCGGTCCGCCGACTGCTCCTGCTGCTGGACAACGCGGCGGACGAGGACCAGCTCCGCCCGCTGCTCCCGGGCCGGGGCAACTCACTGACCGTCGTCACCAGCCGCCACGCCCTGGCCGGCCTGGAATGCGCGCACCGCGTCGACCTCGCCCTGCTGCACCGCGAGGAGTCCGTCGAACTGATATCCCGGATCATCGGCGCACAGCGCGTCGCCCGGGAGGCCGAGGCCGCCCGCGACCTCGCCGACCTGTGCGGCCACCTGCCGTTGGCCGTCCGGATCGCCGGACAGCGCCTGGCGATCCGGCCGCAGGAGCGCCTGGGCAAGCTGGTCGCCCAACTCGCTCGCGAGGAAAGCCGCCTGGACGCCCTGAGGGCGGGGAGTCTGGAGATGCGGGCCGCGTTCGCGCTGTCCTACCGCCGCCTCACGCCGACCGCCCGCACCCTGCTGCGGCGCGCCGCCCTGGCGGCCGGCCCCGACTTCAGCCCGGAGACCGCGGCCGTGCTGGCGGGCGTCACCCTGCGCCGGGCCCGGCTGTGCGTCGAGGACCTCGCCGACCGCGGTCTCCTCCAGCCGCACCCGGAAACAGAGCGCTACCGCTTCCACGATCTGCTGAAGCTGTTCGCCACCGAGCAGCTCGCCGCCGACGACGACCCGACCGCCCTCGCGGGCGCCCGTGACCGCACCGCCCGCTGGATGCTGACCCGGGCCGCGGCGGCGGCGCTCCACTTCGACGCGGACCACGGCCGGACCCCCGATGGCGACCCGGACCCCGTGACCGCCCCCACCGGCCTCGAAGGGGCCCGCGCCTGGCTGGAAGCCGAACGCGCCCAGTGGCTCTGGGCGCTCCACCACGCCCGGGCCGCCGGATGGCACCGCGAGGTCGTCGACACCGCCGAGGCCATGCACTGGTTCTCCGACCGCACCCAGCACTGGGAGCAGTGGGTGGAGGTGTTCCGGCTCTCCGTCGCCGCCGCCCGCGCGCTGGGCAGCCGCGCGGACGAGACCGTGCACCTCAACTACCTGGCCTGGGCCTACAACATGTGCACCTACGACCACCACGCCGCCCTGGAGACCGCCGACGAGGCCCTCACCGCGGCCCGGGAGGGCGGCGACCGGCTCCAGATGGGCTGGGCCCTGGGCTACGGGGCGGGCGCGCTCAAACGCCTCGGCCGCACCGGCGAGGCCATCGCCTGGCTGCGCGACTCCGCCGCCTGCCACCGCGACAACACCACCCCCCAAGGCCGTCTCGCCGAACTGACGACCCTCAACACCCTCGGCGTCTACCTGCGCGAGACCGGCCACGCCGGCCATGCCCTCGCCATCCACCGCAGCAGCGAGGCCATCTGCCGCGCGGGAATCGCGGGCCAGTCGCCCGACCTCATCGCCGTCTACCACGCCGCCACCCTCTACCACCTCGGTGGCGACCTGGCCGTACTCGCCCGCTGGTCCGAGGCGGAAGCCCACCTGCGCCGGGCGCTCAGCTGCTTCGAGGCCGCGGACATGCCGGCCTGGAGCGAACCGGCCCGCCTCGACCTGGGCATCGCCCTGCACCACCTCGGCCGCGACGAGGAGGCCCGCACCGCCCTGGCCACGGCCCATCGCACCCTGACGGA